GACCGAGTGACAAAAATAAGAGCCTGGCTCACAATACTGACTTGTAGGTACAAAGCCGCCATTAGATCATAAGGACTCTCCCTTATAGATCTAACACCAAATTTGTCCTGCAGAAAGAGCACATTGCCAATATTAAACTATGAAGACAAGTTTCcttaaaacaaaagaactcaaaaacaTAGAAAAGTGTAACTTACTGAAAAGAAGTCGGTTTCTTTTATCAACCAAAAGAATATAACAGTCATCAATGCCAAGTAACCTCCAAGCGCAATCCCGGTAGCAAAAATTTCTTTTAACTTCCAGCTATCAGGAAGGGGAGATGGCACAACTCTATCCTTTGAGATTGTCATAATTGTTCCTTCAAAAGTTAACAAATTGATAGTATAAATAATCAAGATCATGTTGAAAATTTCACCTtgtatgaaaagaaagaaagaaaaagaactcACCATCGTTTAATATGGCAATAATTAGAACCATGAAAGGAGAGAAGTCAAACTTCCATATGAGTGCAATGAACATGAAACCGAACTGCAACATTTGCCAGGGCAAAAGACAATTAGATCAATACTAATTTGATATGCAAAGTTTCACAAATGTTTTTAATCGCCAGCATTTACTTACCACAATACGGATGGTGATGGAAACTGCATAGATCTACAAGACAACaagaaaatagaagaaaacGTTAGAGGTCAGAGTCGTAATTCATAAATTGTTTAGTCAAAGAAATAGGTGGCTTGGTGACAAGAAAGGCAGAGAAACTAACTGTGTAGTTCTTCATTCTCTGGAAAATACATCTACTGGTCAACACTGCACTGATGATGACACTCAATCCTGGTTCTGTAAGAACAATGTCGGAAGCACCTCGTGCAGCATCTGTAGCATCAGCAACAGCAATTCCAATATCAGCCTTCTTCAATGCAGGGGCATCATTGACACCATCTCCAGTCATTCCACAAATGTGCTTTCTCTCCTGCAACTTCTTCACAATCTCGTATTTGTGCTCTACAAGAAGAAAAGTCACACGTCAGAAAGCATAAAAAGAGTGCATTTCACctttttaaaacaaaacagTGAAACCCTTTCATTTATAACAACTCACCGGGAAACACTCCAGCGAACCCATCAGCCTTCTCGATTAACTCTTCAATTGGGAGGGCAGCTATGCTTGCATCCTTGTCTTGACCAAGTAATGAAGCAGATGGGTACATGTTTGTTCCCATTCCAAGTCTGCGACCGGTTTCTTTTGCGATGGCAAGTTGATCACCTGTGCGTCCAGGGACAATGGTAAGTGAGCATACTGATGCAAAAGAATCATAACATATGCATAACGGGGATAAATAGAAGTCTGGAGTGACTTACCAGTAATCATCTTTACGTTCACACCGAGGTTAAGAGCCTGGCGGATAGTTTCTGCACTATCGTGTCTTGGTGGATCGAAAAGAGGCAACAACCCAACCAACTGCCATGGACCACCCTcactttcttttgattttgcagGCACTTCCTGTAAACGTTATGAAATCAGTAATTTTCATGAACAGGATGCAATACATTACTATAAACAGTAAGGTTGGTCATCAGACCTGTCTAGCAACAGCCAAAGACCGAAGACCACGTTCAGCATACTTGTCAATAATGGCAAAAGCCTTTTTCTTGAAATCCTCTTTGCACTTGCATAGGTCCAAAATCTACAAACAGGAAATGATTAATTGGTAACTCAATGGGAACTTGCCTTAACTAGACATGACCTGTTAaatataggaaaaaaaaaccgaattaCCTGCTCAGGTGCACCTTTGCTTGCTCTGTGCCAGTTTTCATCAGTATCAATGTAAGTCAAAGCAGTTCTCTTGTCCACAGGATTAAAAGGCAAGAAGTGGATTTCACGAATTCCAGCACGGGCCTGCATGCGTAAATATGCAATGTATAAGATACTCACATTCGTGACGAATTCCCTCCGAGGGTCAGAATTAAGAAGCAACTATAGATGTGAGAAGATAAAAGATTGGAAGAAGAGTTATACCTCTTTTGGGTCAGCAAGCATTCCAACCATGGCAGCATCAATGGCATCCTGGTTTTCCACTCTTGATGCCCTAGCAGCAAGCAAAACCACATGGTCTTTCTCCACACCCTTGGCAAAGACCTCAATCAAGTTTTTGTCAACACTAAGCTTGTTAAGAGTTAGTGTTCCTGTCTTGTCACTGCAAAGCACATCCATACCAGCCATTTCTTCAATGGCAGTCATTCTCTTGGTAATAGCACCTTGCTGAGAGAGCTTGTGAGATCCAATGGCCATTGTCACAGACAAGACAGTAGGCATGGCAATAGGAATGCCTCCGATCAAGAGTACAAGGAGATTGTCAATTCCATCCCTGTACTTTCTGTGCTGAATGGGATACAT
This is a stretch of genomic DNA from Argentina anserina chromosome 4, drPotAnse1.1, whole genome shotgun sequence. It encodes these proteins:
- the LOC126791275 gene encoding plasma membrane ATPase 4, whose protein sequence is MGSTDKAISLEEIKNETVDLERIPIEEVFAQLKCSREGLSAAEGAQRLEIFGPNKLEEKKESKFLKFLGFMWNPLSWVMEAAAIMAIALANGDGRPPDWQDFVGIICLLVINSTISFIEENNAGNAAAALMAGLAPKTKVLRDGKWSEEEAAILVPGDIISVKLGDIVPADARLLEGDPLKIDQSALTGESLPVTKHPGDEVFSGSTCKQGEIEAVVIATGVHTFFGKAAHLVDSTNNVGHFQMVLTAIGNFCICSIAIGMLVEIVVMYPIQHRKYRDGIDNLLVLLIGGIPIAMPTVLSVTMAIGSHKLSQQGAITKRMTAIEEMAGMDVLCSDKTGTLTLNKLSVDKNLIEVFAKGVEKDHVVLLAARASRVENQDAIDAAMVGMLADPKEARAGIREIHFLPFNPVDKRTALTYIDTDENWHRASKGAPEQILDLCKCKEDFKKKAFAIIDKYAERGLRSLAVARQEVPAKSKESEGGPWQLVGLLPLFDPPRHDSAETIRQALNLGVNVKMITGDQLAIAKETGRRLGMGTNMYPSASLLGQDKDASIAALPIEELIEKADGFAGVFPEHKYEIVKKLQERKHICGMTGDGVNDAPALKKADIGIAVADATDAARGASDIVLTEPGLSVIISAVLTSRCIFQRMKNYTIYAVSITIRIVFGFMFIALIWKFDFSPFMVLIIAILNDGTIMTISKDRVVPSPLPDSWKLKEIFATGIALGGYLALMTVIFFWLIKETDFFSDKFGVRSIRESPYDLMAALYLQVSIVSQALIFVTRSRSWSFLERPGMLLLGAFAIAQLIATLVAVYANWGFARIHGVGWGWAGVIWIYSIVFYFPLDIMKFAIRYILSGKAWQNMLENKTAFTTKKDYGKEEREAQWAHAQRTLHGLQAPESSSLFSDKSSYRELSEIAEQAKRRAEMARLRELTTLKGHVESVAKLKGLDLDSIQQHYTV